AGTCGCGGACGCATCACACCGGGCTCGATGGCGCGGGGTTCCTCGTGGAGGAGGACCTGCAAGCGTCGTCGATGATCCTGGCGTCGATGGTCTATCATGTGGCGAACCGCGACGCGCTGATGCCGCGCACGCCGCTGCCGGCGCCGCGCCGGAAGTGAGCGCATGAGACGAGGCGTCGCGGTCGCGCTGGCGCTCTGCGCCTTCGCGTCGCGCGCTGGCGCGCAGGCCGCCCCGCGGAACCTGCTGGTGCGGGTGCAAACGGCGATCGAAGGCGCGCCGCTCGGCTACAGCGTGGTGGCGTTGCCCGCACTCGGGATCGAGCGCTTCACCGGGGCGAATGGCGCGGTCGCGGTCGCGGTGCCGACCGCGGGTCCGCAGCGGCTCGTGGTGAAGCGCTTGGGCTTCACGCCGAAGGACACGGTGATCATGGTCGGCGACGCGCCGTCACAGGTGGTGACGGTCCGGCTCGCGCGCGTCTCGTTCCGGCTCGATCCGGTGCGGGTGGTCGGGTGGCCGCCCTGCCGCCGCCCGGGACTGCGCGACGCGACGCGCGAGGTGCGCGGGATCGTCGACCAGCTACGGCAGAACGCCGAGCGGTATCGACTGCTCACGCGCACGTATCCGTTCCTCTACTTCATGGAGCGCGAGTTCGGGCGTCGCGAGATGGACGGGTCGTATGTCGCCGAGTCGCGAAACGTGGTCCCGGTGAGCGCGACGCCGGAGTGGACGTACCGTCCGGGCACGCTCGTGGCGCGCGAGCCCGGAACGAGCGAGTGGATCATGCGGATCCCGTCGATCGGCGACCTGGCCGAGCAGTCCTTCGTGGACAACCACTGCTTCCATGTGGCGGGGCTCGAGGAGAAGGCGGGGGCGCAGCTGCTGCGGATCGACATCGTCGCCGCGACGCGCCTGCGTGGCGTGGATGTGAACGTGGCGGTCTGGCTCGACCCCACCGACTTCCAGCTGCGGCACGCGACGTACACGCTCACCAAGGCGCCGCCACAGGTGCGCGGCCTGCTCTACTCGTCCAGCACGGCGCGGTATCGCGAGCTGCTGCCGTTCGTGCCGGTGCTGGAGGTGCTGGTGGCGGAGAACACCGTGCAGCAGGGCCGTGCGCGCACGGAGACCCGCGTCCTGATCGAGCGGCAGACGCTCCAGTCGGTGCAGTACACCGGCGCGCGGCCCGACTCGCTCGTGCGCGACTCGCTCCCGGCCGGTGCCGCCGCCCGGTAGATTCGGCGGGTGACCTTCCTCCTCACGCTGATCTTCGTCCTGTCGGGTGCGGCAGGACTCATGTACGAGTCGATCTGGAGCCGGTACCTCGGGCTCCTCGTCGGGCACAGCGCCTACGCCCAGGTGATCGTGCTCGTGATCTTCCTCGGCGGCATGTCCATCGGCGCGACGGTCGCCGCGCGGCGGTCGGAGCGGGTGCAGGAGCCGCTCCTCTGGTACGCCGGCGTCGAGCTCGCGGTCGGGCTCATCGGGCTCGTCTTCCACGACCTCTTCGGCGCGGTGAGCGCGCTGGCGTACGACGTGATCTTCCCGGCACTGGCCGGCGGCACGCTGCTCGTGGTGGTGAAGTGGACCATCGCGGCGCTGCTCATCCTGCCGCAGTCGGTGCTGCTCGGCGCGACCTTCCCGCTCATGAGCGCGGGCCTGCTGCGCCGCGTGGCGCGAGGGCGACCGGACGCGAACGCCGCGAGCGGGCGCGTGATCGGGGTGCTCTACTTCGCCAACTCGATCGGCGCGGCGGTGGGCGTGCTGGTGGCGGGGTTCTGGCTGATCGAGGCGTTGGGGCTCCCGGGCACGCTGCTGACGGCGGCGGTGATCAACGTCCTGGTCGCGGTGACGACCTATGTGGTGCTGCGCGGCGCGGAGGGCGAGGAGGACGACGAGATCGAAGCGCTGATGGAGTCGATGCTGCTCGGCGGAGGCGACTCCGGCGCGATGGACGAGACGCCGCCTCCCGCCGCGCTGGCGACGACGGAGCCGACCGACGGAGCGCTGCGCGACGACCGCGCACGCGTCTGGCAGCTGCTCCTCTGGGTGAGCTTCGGCACTGCCGTCGCGTCGTTCATCTACGAGATCGCGTGGATCCGGATGCTCTCGCTCGTGCTCGGGAGCGCGACGCATGCGTTCGAGCTGATGCTCTCGGCGTTCATCCTCGGCCTCGCGCTCGGCGCCTTCTGGATCCGCGGCCGGGCCGACCGCGTGCAGGACCCGATCCGCCTCCTCGGCATGGTGCAGCTCGCGATGGGCGCGCTCGCGATCGCGACGCTCGTCGTGTACGGCAGCGCGTTCGACTGGATGGCGGGGCTCACGCAGGCGGTGGACGAGAACGACCAGGGCTATCGGCTCTACAACCTGGCGCGCTACGGCATCGCGCTCGCGGTGATGCTGCCGCCGACCTTCTGCGCCGGCATCACGCTCCCGCTCATCACGCGGACGCTCCTCGGCGCGGGTCATGGCGAGCGCGCGATCGGCGCGGTGTACGCCTGGAACACGTTGGGGTCCATCCTTGGCGTCGCGCTCGCGTCGCTCTGGCTCATGCCGCTGCTCGGGCTCCGGGTGCTGCTCATCACGGGCGGCGCGGTGGACCTCGCGCTGGGGGCGTGGCTGCTCTGGCATCGCGTGCGTCGCGACCCGCTCGCCCGGCCGACGGCGTGGGCGGGGACCGGCGCGGCGCTGGCGGTGGTGATCGGCGCGCTCGCGGGGCGGCCGTTCGACGAGGGGATCCTCTCGAGCGGCGTGTTCCGCTACGGCACCGTGCCGGAGCGGGGCACGCGGACCATCCTCTTCTATGAGGACGGCCGCACGGCGAGCGTGAGCGTGCGGATGGGGAGCGACAGCGGCTACTCGCTCGCGACGAACGGCAAGCCGGACGCGTCGATCTCGGCCTACTGGTTCGCCGAGCCACCGACGGCCGATTCGCTGCGCCTGCCGCTGGGCGGCGACGAGTCGACGCAGATCCTCCTGCCGCTGGTGACGCTGGCCTATGCGCCGCAGGCGCGGCAGGCGGCGGTGATCGGGTTCGGGTCGGGGCTCTCGTCGCACATCCTGCTCGGCAGCGAGACGCTCGACGACCTGGTGACGATCGACATCGAGCCGCAGATGATCGAGGCGTCGAAGCTCTTCAAGCCGGTGAACCTCCGGGCGTACGACGACCCGCGATCGCACTTCGTGCACGACGACGCCAAGAGCTTCTTCGCGGCGAGCGACCGGAAGTTCGACCTGATCCTCTCGGAGCCGTCGAACCCGTGGGTGAGCGGCGTCTCGGGGCTCTTCACCGACGAGTTCTATGGTCGCGTGAGCGGGTATCTCACGCCGGACGGCGTGTTCGGGCAGTGGTTGCACCTGTACGAGATCGACGACCACCTCGTGCTCACCGTGCTCGCTGCGCTGCACCGGAACTTCAAGTCGTACGCGGTGCACCTGACCAACGACGTCGACATCCTCGTGGTGGCCTCCAACGCCGACCGGCTCCCGACGCCGGACTGGTCGGTGGCGACCTTCCCCGACATCGCGCTCGACCTCGCCCGGTTCGATCCGCTCACGCCCACCTCGCTCGACGCGACGTTGCTCCTCACGCGCGACGAGCTGCGCCCCCTGCTCGACTCGTTCCCCGGCGCGAACAGCGACTTCTACCCGGTGCTCGACCTCGGCGCGGAGCGCACGCGCTTCCTCAAGGAATCGGCGTTCGGGTTCCTCGGGCTCTCGAACGCGCGGTTCGACGTGGCGGCGGCGCTCGGCGGCCGTCGGGTGGCGCTCGCGCCGGCGACGCGCCCGTCGGTGCTGATCCCGCGCATCGAGGCGCAGGCGCTCAGCGCACGCGTACGGGGACCCGAGCGGCTCTACGCGACCGACTCGCTGATCGAGAACCGCGGCTTCCAACGCGCGCGCACGCATGAGGCGCAACTGGAGATGTGGATCGCGTCCGGCCGCGCGCCGACGGACTGGTATCTCTGGTTCACCGACATGATGACGGCCGAGGCGGACCGGCATGCGGGGACGATGGGGAGCGTGGACTCGGCCTGGTACGCGCGGGTGGAGCGCTACATGGTGGAGCAGCGCGGTCCGCGCGCGGGACTCTCGGCGCTGCGGTTCCAGCGCTCGGCGGCATCGTACGACTGGCCGATGGCGGCGCGGGAGCTCGACCTGCAGATCGCCGAGCGCGCGGCGGGGCGGCAGTGGCTGAACGTCGAGACGTTCTACGACATGGCGATCGTGACGGCGCTGCGCACGGGGCGCGTGGCGGTGGCGCGGTCACTGCTCGCGCGGATGCCCTCGGCGACGGACCGCTCGGCGGACGACCTGCGCGTGCAGTTGCTGGATGGGCACGTGAAGGCAGCCGAGCGGGCGTCGGTCCGACGCTAAGGGTCGACGATGCGGACGGGGACGCGTCGATCGATCGTCGTGCCGTCGCCCAGCCGGCCGTCGGTGTTCTGCCCCCAGCAGTAGAGCCCGGCCTCGTTGATCGCGAGACAGCCGTGCGCCCCGCCACTCGTGACGCGGTCGTGGTAGCCGGTGGCGAACGTCACGTTGACCGGCGTGCTGCGCGACGTGGTCGTGCCATCACCCAACTGTCCCTCGGTGTTGCGGCCCCAGCAGTACAGCTCGTTGGCGGAGATCACGCAGACGTGCTCGGCGCCGGCGCCTACCTGCGCCTTGCCGAAGGGGGTGAGCGGACTGCCACCGGCGAGTGGTTGCGGGAGGGGAGCGACGTCCGACGTCTTCAGGCAGGCGTACACGACCCCGAGGTTGCACACGTCGCGCACGACGGAAGCCGGCAGTCCCAGCTGGCCGGACGCGTCGCTTCCCCAGCAGGAGAGGCGCCCGGCCGTGGCGACGCTGAAGTACGGCGCGCCGCACACGAAGTCATCGCCCCCGGCGTGGAACGCATTCGCGGGTGCGGGACTCTGCGCGGAGTACTGGGGCATGTAGTTCGAACCGCTGGACCCGAAGCCGAACTCGCCGAAATCGTTGCGGCCCCAGCAGACGCGCGCGCCGGAGTAGACGGCGCAGGTGTTATCGCCGAACGCCGAGATATCGGAGATGTAGCCGAAAGGCGAGAGCAGCGTGTTGCGCAGTGGCGTCGGCGAGCTGGCGACCATCCCCGGATACTGTCCCAGCTGGCCGGCCCCGTTCCGGCCCCAGCAATGGACCTGCGGCAGGGGCGAGCCGTTGCTGAACTGGAAGTTGGCGCTGCACGCGTGCGCACGTCCGGCGCTGATGCGCGAGATCGGGATGCCGATCGAGACCGCCTGCGAGGAGCATGGTGCTGCGCCGCAGGTCTCGCTGCTGGCGCCACCCAGCTGTCCGAACTCGTTGTCACCCCAGCAGTAGCCTGAGCTCGCGCCGGCGGCGCAGGTGAAGCCGTCTCCCGCATCGAGCGACTGGAATCCCAGCGAATCGAACGGCACGCGGGTGGGCACGGACACGCTCGCGACCGAGAGCGGGAGGCCGAGCTGTCCCTTCGAATTGCTACCCCAACAGTAGACCTCGGTCCCGCCGCCGCCGTAGTCGGAGTACGAGATCCCGCAGGTGTGGTCGGCGCCGGCGGTGAGATCGAGCCAAGCGCGCGGCGCGACCTGACTGTAGACCAGCGTGTCCGCGAAGGCGCCCGAGCGTACCTCGAGTCGGATCTTCCGCCGCCCGGAGGTGCCGTAGTACGGCGGCGCGAAGCCGATCGAATCACCGCTCGGGACCAGCGGGACGAACTGGAAGTCGGTGCCGTTGCCGAGCTGCGTCCACTGGAACGTCACGTTCGTGACCGGATTGCCGAGCGCGTCGACCGCGCGCGCGTGGAGCACGAGCGTATCGCGGTACGGCGCGAACATCATCGCCGTGTCGGGCGAGGCGATCACCGCGGCGATCGGCCCGCTCGGCAGCGGCATGGCGACGAGCACCAAGACGGTGTCCTCGACCGTGTCGAAGGGTCGGTCGACGATCGCGCGGACCGTGGTCGTGCCGTTGGCGACGGGCGACGCGAGGCCGGTGGGCGAGACCGTCACGATCGTCGTGTCGTCGCTGACCCATCGGTACGGCGCGCCGGGGATGGGATACC
This window of the Gemmatimonadota bacterium genome carries:
- a CDS encoding fused MFS/spermidine synthase, which translates into the protein MTFLLTLIFVLSGAAGLMYESIWSRYLGLLVGHSAYAQVIVLVIFLGGMSIGATVAARRSERVQEPLLWYAGVELAVGLIGLVFHDLFGAVSALAYDVIFPALAGGTLLVVVKWTIAALLILPQSVLLGATFPLMSAGLLRRVARGRPDANAASGRVIGVLYFANSIGAAVGVLVAGFWLIEALGLPGTLLTAAVINVLVAVTTYVVLRGAEGEEDDEIEALMESMLLGGGDSGAMDETPPPAALATTEPTDGALRDDRARVWQLLLWVSFGTAVASFIYEIAWIRMLSLVLGSATHAFELMLSAFILGLALGAFWIRGRADRVQDPIRLLGMVQLAMGALAIATLVVYGSAFDWMAGLTQAVDENDQGYRLYNLARYGIALAVMLPPTFCAGITLPLITRTLLGAGHGERAIGAVYAWNTLGSILGVALASLWLMPLLGLRVLLITGGAVDLALGAWLLWHRVRRDPLARPTAWAGTGAALAVVIGALAGRPFDEGILSSGVFRYGTVPERGTRTILFYEDGRTASVSVRMGSDSGYSLATNGKPDASISAYWFAEPPTADSLRLPLGGDESTQILLPLVTLAYAPQARQAAVIGFGSGLSSHILLGSETLDDLVTIDIEPQMIEASKLFKPVNLRAYDDPRSHFVHDDAKSFFAASDRKFDLILSEPSNPWVSGVSGLFTDEFYGRVSGYLTPDGVFGQWLHLYEIDDHLVLTVLAALHRNFKSYAVHLTNDVDILVVASNADRLPTPDWSVATFPDIALDLARFDPLTPTSLDATLLLTRDELRPLLDSFPGANSDFYPVLDLGAERTRFLKESAFGFLGLSNARFDVAAALGGRRVALAPATRPSVLIPRIEAQALSARVRGPERLYATDSLIENRGFQRARTHEAQLEMWIASGRAPTDWYLWFTDMMTAEADRHAGTMGSVDSAWYARVERYMVEQRGPRAGLSALRFQRSAASYDWPMAARELDLQIAERAAGRQWLNVETFYDMAIVTALRTGRVAVARSLLARMPSATDRSADDLRVQLLDGHVKAAERASVRR
- a CDS encoding Ig-like domain-containing protein, with product MRRHVPRPRLLFVAALVLAGVTACLELPVALPIEDQAALKCAPDDVLEDNDTPGAALQVQPGTLRGLSCRRVADSIEDRDFYRLVGAPDSLYRAWLDAPSADSVELRLFDDSTGAPIVREIDGNLRMPPSGRLLASVRLCCGAPGDSLPYDLLLSDVPNHAPLPAFDWAPATPLVGVTVTFTSLASDTDGDSIAARDWRLGDGRTASGLSPTFTFGTPGNHTVTHRVTDAWGRADSLTRTITIGASITSISISPPAAAFYAIGDSMQFTAVGRDSMASAVPGLPITWSIADTSIVSLDSTGLVIARAVGVAYVRASVFGVIDSAEVTVTQLPASVEAAPGAASIAHQDSTVQLTATVRDQNGYPIPGAPYRWVSDDTTIVTVSPTGLASPVANGTTTVRAIVDRPFDTVEDTVLVLVAMPLPSGPIAAVIASPDTAMMFAPYRDTLVLHARAVDALGNPVTNVTFQWTQLGNGTDFQFVPLVPSGDSIGFAPPYYGTSGRRKIRLEVRSGAFADTLVYSQVAPRAWLDLTAGADHTCGISYSDYGGGGTEVYCWGSNSKGQLGLPLSVASVSVPTRVPFDSLGFQSLDAGDGFTCAAGASSGYCWGDNEFGQLGGASSETCGAAPCSSQAVSIGIPISRISAGRAHACSANFQFSNGSPLPQVHCWGRNGAGQLGQYPGMVASSPTPLRNTLLSPFGYISDISAFGDNTCAVYSGARVCWGRNDFGEFGFGSSGSNYMPQYSAQSPAPANAFHAGGDDFVCGAPYFSVATAGRLSCWGSDASGQLGLPASVVRDVCNLGVVYACLKTSDVAPLPQPLAGGSPLTPFGKAQVGAGAEHVCVISANELYCWGRNTEGQLGDGTTTSRSTPVNVTFATGYHDRVTSGGAHGCLAINEAGLYCWGQNTDGRLGDGTTIDRRVPVRIVDP